A single window of Aspergillus flavus chromosome 4, complete sequence DNA harbors:
- a CDS encoding putative aminotransferase, class V yields MSSQAPHPTLLIPGPIEFDDAVLQSMAHYAESHVAPGFVKTFGETLTLVRKLFQSTNPAAQPFVISGSGTLGWDVVASSLVEKGENALVLHTGYFADSFATCLQTYGANATQLKAPIGERPSFEEIEQALKEKPYKIITITHVDTSTGVLSDIKRIAEIVRRVSPNTLVVVDGVCSVGCEEIAFDEWDLDVVLTASQKAIGCPPGLSILMTSPRAIDVFKNRQSPPASYYSSIGNWLPIMQNYENFKPSYFATPPTQLVHALHTTLSQITSRPMAERFAVHAQASDRVKAAVAELGLKQLAAKPENQAHAMTAIWLPEGLAPPDVLPGLLKRGVIFAAGLHKEAATKYIRFGHMGVSVSDPARKDIDNAIAALKEAMAEAKQAKGL; encoded by the exons ATGTCGTCCCAAGCCCCTCACCCCACCTTGTTGATTCCCGGACCCATCGAATTCGATGATGCTGTCCTCCAGTCTATGGCCCACTATGC CGAGAGCCACGTTGCTCCTGGCTTTGTCAAGACCTTCGGAGAGACATTGACCTTGGTGCGCAAGCTCTTCCAGTCCACCAACCCCGCCGCCCAGCCCTTCGTCATCTCCGGTAGCGGTACCCTTGGCTGGGATGTCGTCGCCTCCAGCTTGGTCGAGAAGGGAGAGAATGCCCTCGTCCTGCACACCGGCTACTTCGCCGATTCCTTCGCCACATGCTTGCAAACCTACGGTGCGAACGCAACACAGCTCAAGGCACCCATCGGAGAGCGCCCCTCGTTCGAGGAGATTGAGCAGGCcctgaaggagaagccctacaagatcatcaccatcacccaCGTCGACACCTCGACCGGTGTGCTCAGTGACATCAAGCGCATCGCCGAGATCGTCCGCCGCGTCAGCCCCAACACCCTGGTGGTCGTGGACGGTGTCTGCAGTGTCGGCTGCGAGGAGATCGCCTTTGATGAATGGGATCTTGACGTTGTCCTGACTGCCAGCCAGAAGGCCATCGGTTGCCCCCCCGGCCTCAGCATCCTGATGACCTCCCCCCGCGCCATCGACGTCTTCAAGAACCGCCAGTCCCCCCCCGCTTCATACTACTCCTCCATCGGCAACTGGCTCCCCATCATGCAGAACTACGAGAACTTCAAGCCCTCCTACTTCGCTACCCCACCCACCCAGCTGGTCCACGCCCTGCACACCACCCTGTCCCAGATCACCTCCCGGCCCATGGCTGAGCGCTTCGCCGTGCACGCCCAGGCCTCGGACCGTGTCAAGGCTGCTGTCGCCGAGCTCGGCTTGAAGCAGCTGGCCGCGAAGCCAGAGAACCAGGCCCACGCCATGACGGCCATCTGGCTGCCCGAGGGTCTGGCCCCACCCGACGTGCTCCCCGGGCTGCTGAAGCGGGGCGTCATCTTTGCAGCGGGTCTGCACAAGGAGGCTGCGACCAAGTACATCCGGTTCGGACACATGGGCGTCAGTGTCTCCGATCCTGCCCGCAAGGACATTGACAACGCTATTGCCGCTCTGAAGGAGGCCATGGCCGAAGCCAAGCAGGCCAAGGGACTGTAA